The proteins below come from a single Geobacillus thermoleovorans genomic window:
- a CDS encoding LacI family DNA-binding transcriptional regulator: protein MATIRDVAKRAGVSVATVSRVLNQNGYVNEETERRVRQAMKELNYKPNEVARALFKKTSKTVGLIVPDITNPFFPELVRAVEDVMNIYDYTVILCNSDEKVEKEREYIEVLKQKYVDGVILTTNQFAPEEVEEWDVPIVVLDRPLHERYPSVVADNYGGARLATRHLYEVGCRRIAHIQGPNHVVNAMERFRGYQDEMKELGLGDRQLVIQGNYQLKQAKEAVMVALAEHDMDGIFAGNDAMAVGALKAVQQYGLRVPDDIAIIGYDGIPLTEMTTPELSTVSQPIYEMGAMAARILIKQIEGKPLEKLHYQLPVQLVVRQSTSRRGLT, encoded by the coding sequence ATGGCAACGATTCGTGATGTGGCAAAGCGTGCAGGTGTCTCCGTCGCCACCGTTTCGCGTGTGTTAAATCAAAATGGATATGTTAATGAGGAAACGGAAAGACGGGTTAGACAGGCGATGAAAGAGCTCAATTATAAACCGAATGAAGTGGCGAGAGCTCTGTTTAAAAAGACATCGAAAACAGTCGGACTCATTGTCCCTGATATTACCAATCCGTTCTTTCCCGAACTCGTTCGCGCGGTGGAAGATGTGATGAATATTTATGACTATACGGTCATTCTATGCAATTCCGATGAGAAAGTAGAAAAAGAACGAGAATACATCGAAGTGTTAAAGCAAAAATATGTGGACGGCGTCATTTTGACCACGAATCAGTTCGCGCCGGAAGAAGTCGAGGAATGGGATGTTCCGATTGTCGTGCTCGACCGTCCGCTGCATGAACGGTATCCGTCGGTGGTTGCGGACAACTACGGAGGAGCTCGTTTAGCGACGCGTCATTTGTATGAAGTGGGCTGCCGGCGGATTGCCCATATTCAAGGGCCCAACCACGTGGTGAACGCCATGGAGCGTTTCCGCGGCTATCAAGATGAAATGAAGGAGCTGGGGCTAGGGGATCGCCAGCTCGTCATTCAAGGGAATTACCAGTTGAAGCAGGCGAAAGAAGCGGTGATGGTTGCGTTGGCTGAACATGATATGGACGGGATCTTTGCCGGCAACGACGCGATGGCGGTCGGTGCATTGAAAGCGGTTCAGCAATACGGGCTGCGGGTTCCGGATGATATTGCCATTATTGGCTACGACGGCATCCCGCTGACGGAAATGACAACACCCGAACTATCGACCGTGTCTCAGCCTATTTACGAAATGGGGGCCATGGCGGCAAGAATTTTAATCAAACAAATTGAGGGAAAGCCCCTTGAAAAGCTCCATTATCAACTTCCGGTTCAACTTGTGGTGCGGCAGTCGACGTCAAGGAGGGGATTGACTTGA
- a CDS encoding transposase gives MFETKQTPKGKTTYSVEFKWRAVQMYIEEGWGYKRICQELGIPCTKTIRLWVKRYHEHGLKGLEERRGTSKSPFKGRPRKKECSLEEENRRLKAENDYLKKLRELARR, from the coding sequence ATGTTCGAGACCAAGCAAACACCGAAAGGGAAGACCACTTATTCCGTGGAGTTTAAATGGAGGGCTGTCCAGATGTACATCGAAGAAGGATGGGGATATAAGCGGATATGCCAAGAGTTAGGGATTCCCTGCACGAAAACGATCAGACTTTGGGTAAAACGTTACCATGAACATGGTCTAAAAGGGCTCGAAGAACGGCGCGGGACATCCAAGTCTCCATTCAAGGGAAGGCCTCGAAAAAAAGAGTGCAGTTTAGAGGAAGAGAATCGAAGACTGAAAGCAGAGAATGATTATTTAAAAAAGTTACGAGAGCTGGCAAGGAGGTGA
- a CDS encoding ISL3 family transposase, which produces MLSIPLGLPEFKVIKQELLSYGYAIHVEKTETQERCPHCGFATSSVHDRRTRKVRDLAIFHQPVYLFVKVKRYRCWNCSQVFSASLESIQPNQHYTNRFCEYLYELCEGSTIQEVSRKHRIPYTTLERIYYFIASKKAKERQTAIEASSQEEMVLSLDEIAVKKGHQYETVLMDAKAGSVMGMHADRQCDSALHLLSQNVLSKERVQTVILDMWEPYHKAVRALFPSASIVIDKYHVIQKVTQALDQARKEFPPLKKARYLLLKGCEKLRKDQRLRLDDILEEYPVLSIAYYLKELFRDFYRTDGYNEAKERLEEWIQLAKQSPFASFQEAANTLERWKEPILSYFLCPYTNARIEGTNHKIKNIKRRAYGYRNRERFRLRVFLECTGNTTGSQAA; this is translated from the coding sequence GTGCTTTCGATACCACTAGGATTGCCAGAATTTAAAGTGATTAAACAAGAACTTCTTTCCTATGGTTATGCGATTCATGTAGAGAAAACAGAGACACAGGAACGCTGCCCTCATTGTGGGTTTGCCACTTCCTCTGTCCACGACAGACGGACAAGAAAAGTACGGGATTTGGCGATTTTCCATCAACCGGTGTACTTGTTCGTAAAGGTAAAGCGCTATCGGTGCTGGAATTGTTCCCAAGTGTTTTCCGCCTCTTTGGAATCGATTCAACCCAATCAACACTACACCAATCGATTTTGTGAGTACTTGTATGAACTTTGTGAAGGCTCCACCATTCAAGAGGTTAGCCGAAAGCACCGCATCCCATATACGACATTGGAGCGCATCTATTACTTCATTGCATCGAAAAAAGCAAAAGAGCGTCAAACAGCGATAGAAGCATCTTCTCAAGAAGAGATGGTGCTTAGCTTAGATGAAATCGCGGTAAAAAAGGGACATCAGTATGAAACCGTATTGATGGATGCCAAAGCCGGATCGGTCATGGGAATGCATGCCGATCGCCAATGTGACTCCGCCCTCCACTTGTTGAGCCAAAATGTCCTGTCGAAAGAAAGGGTCCAAACGGTGATTCTTGACATGTGGGAACCTTATCATAAGGCGGTTCGCGCCCTGTTTCCATCTGCTTCGATTGTCATCGATAAGTACCATGTGATTCAAAAAGTGACACAAGCCTTGGATCAAGCAAGAAAGGAATTTCCTCCATTGAAAAAGGCTCGATATCTTCTCTTAAAAGGCTGTGAAAAGCTTCGTAAGGACCAACGGCTTCGATTGGACGATATCTTGGAGGAGTATCCGGTACTTTCCATTGCTTATTATCTGAAAGAGTTGTTTCGGGATTTTTACCGAACCGATGGATATAACGAAGCAAAGGAACGCTTGGAAGAATGGATTCAGTTAGCCAAACAGAGCCCTTTTGCTTCTTTTCAGGAAGCAGCCAACACGCTTGAAAGGTGGAAGGAGCCGATTCTTTCCTACTTTTTGTGCCCATATACCAATGCCCGAATCGAGGGGACGAATCACAAGATCAAAAACATCAAACGCCGGGCATATGGCTATCGAAATCGAGAACGGTTTCGTTTGCGTGTATTTCTGGAGTGTACAGGGAACACTACAGGTAGTCAGGCTGCTTAA
- a CDS encoding IS1634 family transposase, with protein MNVQVKKVYRNSYLNIISALFKKLGLPQLIDHLVPVDPQCQTRVSDAVQAILYNVFDGRQALVHLEHWAQEVDCEKLIRPDLHPSWLNDDALARHLDRLYEAGIHNVISTCLIHIYLKEGLSLRAFHADTTDKTVYGAYESASLEALQITHGYNRHHRWQKQIGFGLVGNEDGIPFYGDVHDGNLPDKTWNPEVLSRVHEQLKQAKIEDEWIYVADSAAMTKETLAQTKAANAFLITRGPSSLRIVKTALAEADAEDTTWSDPFTLAERNGATYRVWETASTYEGHPVRLIVVESSALDQRKGKTLEKERTKEAELLREEQARWERHPFSCREDAEQALASLKASLRPRFHRVEAAVEEIVRPKKRRGRPKKGAEPEVETLYFLHLDVEFDQDAWEQARRKASRFVLVTTVPKEWKGQPMDAQEILKLYKGQISVEMNFAFLKDPFFTDEIYVKKPERVAVLGYLFLLALAIYRVFQRRVRQFITPEHPLKGPGGRKLTRPTGQAIFQLFQYVNVVLFKLPDGRIQRSLDRSLTPDQRRILQGLGMDESIYV; from the coding sequence ATGAACGTTCAAGTCAAAAAGGTCTATCGCAATTCTTATTTGAATATAATAAGTGCCCTATTCAAGAAACTGGGTCTGCCTCAATTGATTGACCATCTCGTGCCCGTCGATCCGCAGTGCCAAACGCGAGTCAGCGATGCCGTTCAGGCCATCCTCTACAATGTGTTTGACGGCCGGCAAGCCCTTGTTCACTTGGAACATTGGGCTCAGGAGGTCGATTGTGAGAAACTCATCCGTCCCGATCTCCATCCTTCCTGGTTGAACGACGATGCGTTGGCCCGTCATCTCGATCGCCTGTATGAGGCTGGCATTCACAACGTCATCAGCACTTGCTTGATTCATATTTATCTCAAAGAAGGCCTTTCCCTCCGAGCCTTCCACGCCGATACGACGGACAAGACCGTTTACGGCGCGTATGAATCGGCCTCGTTAGAGGCCTTACAAATCACACATGGCTACAACCGCCATCATCGTTGGCAAAAACAGATCGGTTTCGGACTGGTCGGCAACGAGGACGGCATCCCGTTTTACGGCGATGTGCACGATGGCAACCTGCCCGATAAAACATGGAATCCCGAGGTGCTGTCTCGTGTCCATGAACAGCTGAAGCAGGCCAAAATCGAAGACGAATGGATTTACGTGGCCGATTCCGCCGCGATGACGAAAGAGACCCTGGCGCAAACCAAAGCGGCCAACGCCTTTTTGATCACCAGAGGCCCTTCGTCGCTCCGGATCGTGAAAACCGCGCTGGCCGAAGCGGATGCTGAGGACACGACGTGGAGCGATCCCTTTACGTTGGCGGAGAGAAACGGCGCCACGTACCGGGTATGGGAAACGGCCTCGACGTATGAAGGCCACCCCGTTCGGCTGATCGTTGTTGAATCGAGCGCGCTCGACCAGCGAAAAGGAAAGACGCTTGAAAAAGAACGAACCAAAGAAGCGGAGCTTCTTCGCGAGGAACAAGCCCGTTGGGAGCGTCACCCCTTCTCCTGCCGGGAAGATGCCGAACAAGCCTTGGCGTCCCTCAAGGCGTCCCTTCGCCCCCGGTTTCATCGGGTTGAGGCCGCGGTCGAAGAGATCGTACGCCCGAAAAAACGGCGCGGACGGCCGAAAAAAGGGGCGGAACCCGAGGTGGAGACGCTGTATTTCTTGCACCTTGACGTCGAATTCGACCAAGACGCGTGGGAACAGGCGAGACGGAAAGCGTCCCGGTTTGTCCTTGTCACGACCGTTCCGAAGGAATGGAAGGGCCAACCCATGGATGCCCAAGAGATCTTGAAGCTGTATAAAGGGCAGATCTCGGTGGAAATGAACTTCGCTTTTTTGAAAGATCCGTTTTTCACGGATGAGATTTACGTCAAAAAACCAGAACGGGTCGCAGTATTAGGCTATTTGTTTCTGTTGGCCTTGGCTATTTACCGCGTTTTTCAGCGCCGAGTGCGTCAGTTTATTACTCCAGAACACCCGTTGAAGGGTCCTGGAGGCCGCAAGCTGACCCGGCCGACGGGACAGGCGATTTTTCAGCTGTTTCAATATGTGAACGTCGTCCTGTTCAAGCTGCCGGATGGGCGCATCCAACGCTCACTGGATCGCTCCCTTACCCCTGATCAGCGAAGGATTCTGCAGGGATTGGGCATGGATGAGAGCATCTACGTGTAA
- a CDS encoding flavoprotein — translation MNILVGVTGSSGVVELPMYLRVFREKLDANIRLVCTSNVQKFIDVNFLAAHADAPAYQDMYDFPKEYTRNRVPHSFLHDWADIFIILPCTANTLAKCANGIADNLLTMLVLCSPRPVVFFPNMGPNMWDAKVTQYNAKKLISFGHKVVFPSGNAWITATGEKVDYGHVPPPYTVAEYIQRHIQQSDNELKGGELHESGNASNS, via the coding sequence TTGAATATATTAGTTGGCGTTACAGGTTCTTCAGGAGTTGTTGAACTACCTATGTATTTACGAGTTTTTAGAGAAAAACTAGATGCTAACATTAGACTAGTTTGTACATCGAACGTTCAGAAATTTATTGATGTCAATTTTTTGGCGGCGCACGCTGATGCTCCTGCATATCAGGATATGTACGATTTTCCAAAGGAGTATACACGAAATAGAGTTCCTCATTCCTTTTTACATGACTGGGCGGATATTTTCATCATTTTGCCTTGTACTGCTAATACTTTAGCGAAGTGTGCAAACGGAATAGCTGATAATTTGTTAACCATGCTGGTTTTATGCTCTCCAAGACCTGTTGTCTTTTTCCCAAATATGGGGCCAAACATGTGGGATGCAAAAGTTACACAATACAATGCTAAAAAGCTGATCAGTTTTGGACATAAAGTTGTATTCCCTAGTGGAAATGCATGGATAACTGCAACCGGAGAAAAAGTAGATTATGGACATGTACCTCCCCCATATACAGTAGCTGAGTATATACAGAGACATATACAGCAGTCAGACAATGAATTGAAAGGAGGTGAATTGCATGAATCAGGAAATGCTTCAAATTCTTGA
- a CDS encoding DUF3311 domain-containing protein, which yields MKSIRWLMIVPFIGMLGGVPFVNQVTPYVFGMPLLLFWLVAWVIATSVIMAIVYRFDPAVKEDEQT from the coding sequence ATGAAAAGCATCCGTTGGTTAATGATTGTCCCATTTATCGGCATGCTCGGCGGCGTTCCTTTTGTGAATCAAGTGACTCCGTACGTGTTTGGCATGCCGTTGCTTCTCTTTTGGCTGGTCGCTTGGGTGATCGCCACTTCGGTTATCATGGCCATCGTGTATCGTTTTGACCCTGCGGTGAAGGAGGATGAGCAGACATGA
- a CDS encoding radical SAM/SPASM domain-containing protein, whose translation MEPFSTIPKEVKSDVNDRWVASRFNILSHEENGDLYICNTYTGAFLRVPQAHANKIKNILRSGCDELDDTAKILANYGFLIKSNVDEFKRARILHEIKGRNPENMYLIFLVTEQCNFRCTYCYENFEKGKMSDDVIEGVIKYVEKRGPQLKNLNVHWFGGEPLLALDVIEKLSNQFLLLSEKYNFKFRAGITTNGFLLNSDTATKLLKLGVDNFQITIDGPEHIHDQTRKLVGGQGTFKRIFNNLKNLSYLEYDFQVRIRVNFDKSNEPYIRDLSKELSETFSNDGRFHVNYFPIGRWGGPNDEDLDIFDTKIRAKVALSLCEDALNQGLSTTLGSILQPGGYVCYAADPNSYVIGSDGTLYKCTVALYNEKNKIGKVEKDGNFRIDIDKFALWVMNDESEDEGCKKCFLRPSCQGSACPLIRIETGKAPCPPEKQYIKQVVRVVGRQKKFISERKIKVTKSYS comes from the coding sequence ATGGAGCCGTTTTCTACTATTCCCAAAGAGGTAAAATCAGATGTGAATGATAGATGGGTAGCATCGCGATTTAATATTCTTTCCCATGAAGAGAATGGAGATCTTTATATATGTAATACTTATACGGGGGCATTTTTACGTGTTCCACAAGCTCATGCTAATAAGATTAAAAATATTCTCCGATCGGGATGTGATGAGCTTGATGATACTGCAAAGATTCTTGCTAATTATGGCTTTTTAATCAAAAGTAATGTAGACGAATTTAAAAGAGCCCGAATTTTACATGAAATCAAAGGAAGAAATCCTGAAAATATGTATTTGATTTTTTTAGTCACTGAACAGTGTAACTTTAGGTGTACATATTGTTATGAAAATTTTGAGAAAGGAAAAATGTCGGATGATGTTATTGAAGGTGTAATAAAATATGTTGAGAAAAGAGGGCCTCAACTAAAAAATTTGAATGTCCATTGGTTTGGAGGAGAACCTCTTCTCGCATTAGATGTTATTGAAAAATTATCAAATCAATTCCTTTTATTAAGTGAAAAGTACAATTTCAAGTTTCGTGCTGGTATTACTACTAATGGATTCCTTTTAAACAGTGATACGGCGACAAAATTATTAAAGCTAGGTGTTGACAATTTCCAGATAACTATAGACGGCCCTGAACATATTCATGATCAAACACGTAAGTTAGTGGGAGGACAAGGAACTTTCAAAAGAATATTTAATAATTTGAAAAATTTGAGTTATTTGGAATATGATTTTCAGGTTAGGATACGTGTCAACTTCGATAAAAGTAATGAACCTTATATACGCGATCTTTCAAAAGAGCTTTCCGAAACGTTTTCCAACGATGGAAGGTTTCACGTCAACTACTTTCCTATTGGTCGATGGGGCGGACCGAATGATGAAGATTTAGATATATTTGATACAAAAATAAGAGCAAAAGTAGCACTAAGTTTGTGTGAAGATGCTTTAAATCAGGGATTATCGACTACATTAGGTAGCATTCTTCAACCTGGTGGTTATGTATGTTATGCGGCTGATCCTAATTCTTATGTAATTGGATCAGACGGTACTTTATATAAGTGTACAGTAGCGTTATATAATGAAAAAAATAAGATTGGAAAAGTTGAAAAAGATGGGAACTTTAGAATAGATATAGATAAATTTGCTTTGTGGGTTATGAACGATGAGTCTGAAGATGAGGGCTGTAAGAAGTGCTTCCTAAGACCTTCTTGTCAAGGATCTGCTTGTCCTCTAATTAGGATTGAAACAGGAAAAGCACCGTGCCCACCTGAAAAACAGTATATAAAGCAAGTAGTACGGGTTGTTGGTCGACAAAAGAAATTTATTAGCGAAAGAAAAATTAAAGTGACTAAAAGCTATTCGTAA
- a CDS encoding PIN domain-containing protein produces MLISPLTLLPGSRQCFLFFVTKSQNLVMNPNLHSKSRQNHPLGELEESVPFLYNVWKKHIPKFYKKNVSINISELIKFVKMNYPSQRNKLQIFYNSSIDRYNEFLSAIRQHFRIEFLTTDANIQDLALAQMRLLQLEAYDALHYAIATYHHYDYFATLDGDFVHALYNQDLDLAPITKIVKIA; encoded by the coding sequence ATGTTGATTTCACCGCTAACATTATTGCCAGGATCTCGTCAGTGCTTTCTCTTTTTTGTCACTAAATCACAAAATTTGGTGATGAACCCCAATTTACATTCAAAGTCTCGCCAAAATCATCCCCTTGGAGAATTAGAAGAAAGCGTACCCTTCCTATATAACGTTTGGAAAAAACATATTCCAAAATTCTACAAGAAGAACGTTTCTATTAATATTTCAGAATTAATCAAATTCGTGAAAATGAATTATCCCTCACAAAGAAACAAGTTGCAAATCTTCTACAACAGTTCCATTGATCGATATAATGAATTTTTATCTGCCATAAGGCAACATTTCCGCATCGAATTCCTAACAACAGATGCCAACATTCAAGATTTAGCCTTGGCTCAAATGCGGCTCCTTCAGCTCGAAGCCTATGATGCCTTGCACTACGCCATTGCAACATATCATCATTATGACTACTTCGCTACGCTTGACGGCGATTTTGTCCACGCTCTTTACAACCAAGACCTCGACCTAGCACCGATCACAAAAATTGTCAAAATCGCCTAG
- a CDS encoding VanZ family protein: MRDFLSRWLPVILWCVVIYTFSESSWFTGANTAHVLQMILSYLPFGGGDEEGPPFLNFLIRKAAHLTEFGILAALVWRALLPKRFAYAGAWLFATAYAATDEWHQSFEPGRTATPKDVAIDSCGALIALLIVFVCRHWLRTKHCAVKRGV; this comes from the coding sequence ATGAGAGATTTCCTTTCCCGCTGGCTTCCTGTCATTCTCTGGTGTGTCGTCATTTACACGTTCAGCGAGTCTTCCTGGTTCACTGGGGCGAATACGGCGCATGTGCTGCAGATGATTTTATCGTACTTGCCGTTTGGCGGCGGGGATGAAGAGGGGCCGCCATTTTTGAACTTTTTGATTCGCAAAGCGGCGCATTTGACGGAGTTTGGCATTTTGGCCGCGCTTGTGTGGCGGGCGCTGTTGCCCAAGCGGTTTGCGTATGCAGGCGCTTGGCTGTTTGCGACCGCCTACGCGGCGACCGATGAGTGGCACCAATCGTTTGAACCAGGGCGGACGGCGACGCCAAAAGACGTGGCGATTGATTCGTGCGGGGCGCTGATTGCGCTTTTGATCGTCTTTGTTTGCCGCCATTGGTTAAGGACAAAGCATTGTGCGGTCAAACGCGGCGTATAA
- a CDS encoding DDE-type integrase/transposase/recombinase produces MLQIIKTQYQIIVYLMGVIVGKSLNRKDLDEPVQKPYRKLQIDDLPIIDVPETLDYRKLLADYEAQHGRPLRPIQRRAKAKHRVPDSLTCPRCQAPSSYLYANNGGKGQYQCKVCQCRFNHRNRFTKQAIFRCPHCKKTLEKIKERKEYHIYKCKNNDCPFYQANLRRMTKKERQQFQQDPQAFKVRYLFREFLFDFLPLASSSPIQPKVDLSRLAASPHVLGLVLTYYVNFGMSSRETAAAMKDIHGVSISHQTVLNCANSAALWIKPFVDRFPYELSGSFCGDETYIRVKGRWHYLFFMFDAVKKIVLSYRVSPNRDTLSAIKAIDDVLRKLASLPDDLSFVVDGNPIYRLAQHFFAQHGISFDVRQVIGLTNEDPVSEEFRPLKQIIERFNRTFKGNYRPTHGFGAEEGSVSFVTLFVAYFNFLRPHSALEGRVPVVIPELADLPHMPARWTKLIAMAQAFLQQEAA; encoded by the coding sequence TTGCTTCAAATCATCAAGACCCAATATCAAATCATTGTGTATCTCATGGGTGTGATCGTGGGAAAATCCCTGAATCGTAAGGACTTGGACGAACCCGTCCAAAAACCGTACCGAAAACTTCAGATCGATGACCTTCCGATCATCGATGTACCGGAAACCCTTGATTACCGGAAGTTGTTGGCGGACTACGAAGCCCAGCACGGACGTCCTTTGCGGCCCATCCAGCGCCGCGCGAAGGCGAAACACCGTGTTCCGGATTCGTTGACCTGCCCTCGCTGCCAGGCTCCCTCTTCTTACCTGTACGCCAATAACGGCGGAAAAGGGCAATACCAATGCAAAGTGTGCCAGTGCCGGTTCAACCACCGGAACCGGTTCACCAAGCAAGCGATCTTTCGCTGCCCGCACTGCAAAAAGACGCTGGAAAAGATCAAGGAACGCAAAGAATACCACATCTATAAGTGCAAGAACAACGATTGCCCGTTTTACCAGGCCAACCTTCGCCGGATGACCAAGAAGGAGCGCCAACAGTTTCAACAGGATCCTCAAGCCTTCAAGGTGCGGTATTTGTTTCGAGAGTTCTTGTTTGACTTTCTCCCGTTGGCTTCCTCGTCGCCCATCCAACCGAAGGTCGATTTGTCCCGGCTGGCTGCGTCGCCGCACGTATTGGGGCTCGTGTTGACGTACTACGTCAACTTTGGGATGTCCTCGAGGGAGACCGCCGCCGCCATGAAGGACATCCATGGCGTCTCGATCTCCCATCAGACGGTGCTCAACTGCGCCAACAGCGCCGCGCTTTGGATCAAGCCCTTTGTCGACCGGTTCCCGTATGAGCTGTCCGGTTCGTTTTGCGGGGACGAGACGTATATTCGCGTCAAAGGGCGCTGGCATTACCTGTTCTTTATGTTTGACGCCGTCAAAAAGATCGTGCTGTCGTATCGCGTCTCGCCCAACCGGGACACGCTCTCGGCCATCAAGGCCATCGATGATGTCCTCAGGAAGCTAGCGTCCCTCCCAGACGACTTGTCGTTCGTCGTGGATGGCAACCCGATTTACCGGCTGGCGCAACACTTCTTCGCCCAACACGGGATTTCATTTGACGTCCGCCAAGTGATCGGGCTGACCAATGAGGATCCGGTCTCGGAAGAGTTTCGCCCTCTCAAGCAGATCATCGAGCGATTCAACCGGACCTTTAAAGGCAACTACCGCCCGACCCATGGGTTTGGTGCGGAAGAAGGCTCGGTGTCCTTTGTGACGCTGTTTGTGGCGTATTTCAACTTTCTGCGCCCACACAGCGCGCTCGAAGGCCGGGTGCCGGTCGTCATCCCGGAACTGGCGGATCTTCCGCATATGCCGGCCCGGTGGACGAAGCTGATCGCCATGGCACAAGCGTTTCTCCAACAAGAGGCGGCCTGA
- a CDS encoding DUF3789 domain-containing protein, protein MVAFIAGMFVGSFVMLVIMSMMVAAKRADEASERWREK, encoded by the coding sequence ATGGTCGCGTTTATCGCGGGAATGTTTGTCGGCTCGTTCGTGATGCTCGTCATCATGAGCATGATGGTGGCCGCGAAACGGGCGGATGAAGCGAGCGAACGGTGGAGGGAAAAGTGA
- a CDS encoding MFS transporter — MIILNATKFCIATFLSNLGDVIYSVVIAWYIADVLQSGFLMGAVLFSLGLSRFIAGLLCGPVIDRIGAKLFLWLSDMIRTIIVLVLAILLWDHTISFVILIMVSVLFGAIDAFYWSASESIKPRLVATEYLSRLNSQYFTVVRTTIILGPLIAAWMVESISIEHSLIAISILYAFSTFLILFIDSKNSHLENINDNNDKTSYFSDLRLGFSFLNRQKMIFYLVITMFFVNIGANGVNVLFPFLAKNVSDDAKYLGYIYSSMSMGSLLTGLIFSVKSIHKVELKIIYLSFLLQATGIAALCFTQNFLIILIFVFVIGLITGFIGVLIPTFVQRSVPIHLLGRVNSIMMAISMLSTPVAQFIFGVSVDYFNIKYLFFIAGALGIVTSLSSLLINVRKGTPRETVM; from the coding sequence GTGATCATTTTGAACGCTACAAAATTTTGTATAGCAACGTTTCTTTCAAACTTGGGGGACGTCATATACAGTGTTGTTATAGCTTGGTATATTGCTGACGTTTTACAATCAGGTTTTTTGATGGGAGCAGTTTTATTTTCCCTAGGTTTGTCGAGATTTATTGCTGGGCTTCTTTGCGGACCGGTTATTGATCGAATAGGGGCAAAGTTGTTTCTGTGGTTGTCAGACATGATAAGGACAATCATTGTGTTAGTTTTGGCTATTCTGTTATGGGATCATACTATCTCTTTTGTAATTCTCATAATGGTCTCCGTTTTGTTTGGAGCGATTGATGCTTTTTATTGGTCAGCCTCAGAATCAATAAAGCCAAGATTAGTCGCTACTGAATATTTGAGTCGTCTCAATAGTCAATACTTCACTGTTGTAAGAACAACGATCATTTTGGGCCCTTTAATAGCCGCTTGGATGGTTGAATCAATCTCAATAGAACATTCCTTGATAGCCATTTCTATCTTATATGCATTTTCAACTTTTTTAATTTTGTTTATTGACTCTAAAAATAGTCATCTTGAAAATATAAACGATAATAATGATAAAACTTCTTACTTTTCGGATTTAAGACTTGGTTTTAGTTTTTTGAATAGACAAAAAATGATTTTTTATTTGGTTATAACTATGTTTTTTGTAAATATTGGAGCAAACGGGGTTAATGTATTGTTCCCTTTTTTAGCTAAAAATGTTAGTGATGATGCTAAGTATTTAGGATATATATATTCATCGATGTCAATGGGAAGTTTGTTAACTGGTTTAATCTTTTCAGTTAAAAGCATTCACAAGGTTGAATTGAAGATTATTTATTTATCTTTTCTTTTACAAGCTACTGGTATTGCCGCACTATGTTTCACCCAAAATTTTTTGATTATTCTAATTTTCGTTTTTGTAATTGGCTTAATTACTGGTTTTATAGGAGTCCTTATACCTACTTTTGTTCAACGTTCTGTGCCTATTCATTTATTAGGAAGAGTTAATAGTATTATGATGGCGATTTCAATGCTTTCAACGCCAGTAGCCCAGTTTATTTTTGGGGTCAGTGTTGATTATTTCAATATAAAATATCTTTTCTTCATTGCAGGTGCTTTGGGTATAGTTACTAGTTTATCTTCGTTATTAATTAATGTGAGAAAAGGTACGCCAAGAGAAACTGTAATGTAA